The Methylobacterium currus genome contains a region encoding:
- a CDS encoding NAD-dependent epimerase/dehydratase family protein has protein sequence MSEAAGIRVALSGAGGQIGAVLRPRLLDAGIVLRSGGGPTALTPLSEAETVTTGDLRDPEAVDRLLEGAEVLVHMAGTSVERPMPEVIENNLVALQAVYEGARRHAVRRVIFASSNHAFGMHSVNDRLDIDAPFRPDGAYGLSKAWGELMGQMYWDRHGIEGVAIRIGSALPRPTEFRHLSTWLGHDDLTQLVLRSIAAPIPGYVAVWGASNNPRSYWDNSAAAAAIGYRPTQSAEDWAEEILGQENPLDPVARTLQGGSFTTIDYTPQDQRPGRAKG, from the coding sequence ATGAGCGAGGCAGCGGGAATCCGGGTCGCCCTGTCGGGGGCGGGCGGGCAGATCGGGGCGGTGCTGCGGCCGCGGCTGCTCGATGCCGGCATCGTCCTGCGCTCCGGCGGGGGCCCGACGGCGCTGACGCCGCTCTCGGAGGCCGAGACCGTGACGACCGGCGACCTGCGCGATCCCGAGGCGGTCGACCGGCTGCTCGAAGGGGCCGAGGTCCTGGTCCACATGGCGGGCACCAGCGTCGAGCGGCCGATGCCGGAGGTGATCGAGAACAATCTCGTGGCCCTGCAGGCGGTCTACGAGGGTGCCCGTCGCCACGCCGTGCGGCGCGTGATCTTCGCCAGCTCCAACCACGCCTTCGGCATGCATTCGGTGAACGACCGGCTCGACATCGACGCCCCGTTCCGGCCCGACGGCGCCTACGGCCTGAGCAAGGCCTGGGGCGAGCTGATGGGGCAGATGTACTGGGACCGGCACGGCATCGAGGGCGTGGCCATCCGCATCGGCAGCGCCCTGCCGCGCCCGACCGAGTTCCGCCACCTCTCGACCTGGCTCGGCCACGACGACCTCACCCAGCTCGTGCTGCGCAGCATCGCGGCGCCGATCCCGGGCTACGTCGCGGTCTGGGGCGCCTCGAACAACCCGCGCAGCTACTGGGACAACAGCGCGGCCGCAGCCGCGATCGGCTACCGGCCGACCCAGTCGGCGGAGGATTGGGCGGAGGAGATCCTCGGCCAGGAGAACCCCCTCGACCCGGTCGC